In Salisediminibacterium beveridgei, one DNA window encodes the following:
- a CDS encoding DUF3800 domain-containing protein: MKKNEDEKAISKNDKIKDFSLKEQNDNKETEKKQKQKRKKEALWRSVQLGEEKNLTMKVANILNRYPETRNSDVALQVKFWEVYEGVDAKKVGLDDLFKLERLTSITRSRAKIQNEYGLFLADEKIRKGRRTLEEKQKEIQIIDQPSLDSISIYSDESGKKGPYVIVGGIWYLDSKRMARLERNIIEWEQEKKNEGLKLPKEFHFQDLNNNGEKHLTLYKDFFNHVFRNSEMISLKAIAVNKEKLDRINISELLLKMQYQLIRMGIDHELNKARLRLPRSLNITKDEEGDSSFTLEELKQKLRDQFKIYYEDQVRIKEFVSMPSHQFRSLQISDLFVASINRDLNHDSQEKNNKDKLSEYVLDGLDLQYLKYDVTLIDEDESLKTLSDQSVVFVFD, from the coding sequence ATGAAAAAGAATGAAGATGAAAAAGCAATTTCAAAAAATGATAAGATAAAGGATTTTAGCTTGAAAGAACAAAATGACAATAAGGAAACAGAAAAAAAACAAAAACAAAAAAGGAAAAAAGAAGCATTATGGAGATCAGTGCAATTAGGAGAAGAAAAAAATTTAACAATGAAAGTTGCAAACATCTTAAATCGGTATCCAGAAACAAGAAATTCGGATGTAGCATTGCAAGTTAAATTTTGGGAGGTTTATGAAGGGGTAGACGCTAAAAAAGTAGGATTAGACGATCTTTTCAAATTGGAAAGGTTAACGTCAATAACTAGATCAAGAGCCAAAATTCAAAATGAATATGGACTTTTTTTAGCAGATGAAAAAATAAGAAAAGGGCGAAGAACTTTAGAAGAAAAACAGAAAGAAATTCAAATCATAGATCAACCAAGTTTAGATTCTATAAGTATATACTCAGATGAATCAGGTAAAAAAGGTCCATATGTAATAGTAGGTGGTATTTGGTATTTAGATTCAAAGAGAATGGCGAGATTAGAGAGAAATATTATTGAGTGGGAACAAGAAAAGAAAAATGAAGGGCTGAAGTTACCAAAAGAATTTCATTTTCAAGATCTTAATAACAATGGGGAAAAACATTTGACATTATATAAAGATTTTTTCAATCATGTTTTCCGAAATTCAGAAATGATTAGTTTAAAAGCTATTGCAGTTAATAAAGAAAAACTAGATCGGATCAATATTTCGGAATTACTATTGAAGATGCAATATCAGTTAATTCGAATGGGAATTGATCATGAATTAAACAAAGCTAGACTAAGATTGCCGAGATCATTAAATATCACAAAGGATGAAGAAGGAGACAGTTCATTTACACTTGAGGAATTGAAACAAAAGCTACGTGATCAATTTAAAATTTACTACGAGGATCAAGTCAGGATAAAAGAATTTGTATCGATGCCCTCACATCAATTCAGATCATTACAAATATCTGACTTATTTGTTGCTTCTATTAATAGAGATTTAAATCATGATTCTCAAGAGAAAAATAACAAAGACAAATTATCTGAATATGTATTGGACGGTCTAGATCTCCAATATTTAAAATATGATGTAACTTTAATTGATGAAGATGAAAGCTTAAAAACATTATCTGATCAGTCAGTAGTATTTGTATTTGATTGA
- a CDS encoding class I SAM-dependent DNA methyltransferase, translated as MAKTTANIGFEEKLWGMADKLRGSMDASEYKHVVLGLLFLKYVSDAFEEKHKQLQAEELADEEDKDEYLAENIFWVPKETRWTYIKESAKKPEIGQIIDEAMIAIEKENDSLRGVLPKNYARPELDKTRLGETIDMFSFQVGDKESQSKDVLGRVYEYFLAKFASAEGKGGGEFYTPQSIVKLLVEMIEPYEGRVYDPCCGSGGMFVQSEKFVEERSGSIEDLSVYGQESNPTTWKLCKMNLAIRGIDGDIGEYNADSFHNDLHQGLKVDFILANPPFNISDWGGEKLTEDLRWKYGTPPKGNANYAWIQHMVSKLAPTGTAGFVLANGSMSTSTTSELEIRKNLVEEDLVECIVTLPGQLFYSTQIPVSLWFITRNKEKNGKRERKNEILFIDGRKLGFMADRVHKELAQEDIDQITSAYHTWRGTKEEPYEDVAGFCKAAKIEEVREHEYILTPGRYVGLAEAEEDAEPFEDKMERITTDLSEQFAKSKKLEDEIRQSLRGIGYEI; from the coding sequence ATGGCGAAAACAACTGCGAATATTGGCTTTGAAGAAAAATTATGGGGAATGGCGGATAAACTCCGCGGAAGCATGGACGCATCTGAGTATAAACACGTCGTCCTTGGGCTCTTATTCCTGAAGTACGTGTCCGACGCATTCGAAGAAAAGCATAAACAACTGCAGGCAGAAGAGCTGGCAGATGAGGAAGATAAGGATGAGTACCTGGCAGAGAATATCTTCTGGGTGCCGAAAGAAACCCGCTGGACCTACATAAAAGAGAGTGCGAAGAAACCGGAAATCGGCCAGATCATTGATGAGGCGATGATTGCCATTGAAAAAGAGAATGACTCCCTGCGTGGCGTGTTACCAAAAAACTACGCCCGTCCGGAACTGGACAAAACCCGTCTGGGTGAAACGATTGATATGTTCTCCTTTCAGGTAGGCGATAAGGAAAGCCAGTCCAAGGATGTCCTTGGGAGAGTCTATGAGTATTTCCTGGCGAAGTTTGCCAGCGCGGAAGGAAAAGGTGGCGGTGAATTCTATACGCCACAAAGCATTGTTAAACTCCTTGTTGAAATGATTGAACCTTATGAAGGTCGCGTATATGACCCGTGCTGCGGATCAGGCGGGATGTTTGTTCAGAGTGAAAAGTTTGTGGAAGAACGCTCGGGATCGATTGAGGACCTGTCTGTCTATGGCCAGGAATCCAATCCGACAACATGGAAGCTGTGTAAAATGAACTTGGCCATCCGGGGTATTGACGGCGACATTGGTGAGTACAACGCCGACTCTTTTCATAATGACCTCCATCAGGGACTGAAGGTAGACTTCATTCTGGCAAATCCACCGTTTAACATCAGCGACTGGGGTGGTGAGAAGCTGACGGAAGATCTGCGTTGGAAGTATGGCACACCGCCAAAAGGAAATGCCAACTATGCCTGGATTCAGCATATGGTGTCTAAGCTTGCGCCAACCGGAACCGCAGGATTCGTTTTGGCGAATGGATCCATGTCCACGAGTACAACCAGTGAACTTGAAATCCGAAAGAATCTGGTGGAAGAGGATCTGGTGGAATGCATCGTGACGCTTCCTGGACAACTGTTTTATTCTACACAGATTCCGGTGTCACTTTGGTTCATCACACGAAACAAAGAAAAGAACGGGAAACGTGAACGAAAAAACGAAATCCTCTTTATCGATGGACGAAAGCTTGGGTTCATGGCAGATCGTGTGCATAAAGAACTGGCTCAGGAAGACATCGATCAAATCACAAGCGCCTACCACACATGGCGCGGAACGAAAGAAGAACCTTATGAAGATGTGGCAGGATTCTGTAAAGCAGCAAAGATTGAAGAAGTCCGTGAACATGAATATATCCTCACGCCAGGACGCTATGTAGGTCTTGCAGAAGCAGAGGAAGATGCCGAGCCGTTTGAAGATAAAATGGAGCGGATCACAACGGATCTTTCCGAGCAATTTGCAAAATCAAAGAAACTGGAAGATGAAATCCGCCAGTCGTTGAGGGGGATTGGGTATGAAATTTAA
- a CDS encoding restriction endonuclease subunit S, with translation MKFKWKLKHIGDLCKVSSSKRVYLKDYVKSGVPFYRSREIIKLHNNEEILDTLYISNEKYNEIKEKSGVPVKGDILLTSVGTIGIPYLIQDNSPFYFKDGNLTWLHSFESEIDSRFIYYWINSSVGKHEIDKITIGSTQRALTMVSLRKLTIFLPPLSIQKKICDFLENLEQRILLNNQIISNLEELAQTLFKRWFVDFEFPNENGEPYKSSGGKMVESELGMIPEGWYAGYAKDIFEFAPRTSLKKGSVTKFVEMKNLVGSFAIPYWRYREFNGSGSKFIKGDTLLARITPCLENGKIGFVDFLKDSEVAWGSTEFITIRTKLNEFKHISFFFAKQEGFYNYAVKNMTGSSGRQRVSAKVLDNYLMPVPPTDMLIKYGEVTQSMANKINMLNKESYHLTELRDTLLPKLLSGEVEIPDDREVNNDVPVS, from the coding sequence ATGAAATTTAAATGGAAACTTAAGCATATTGGAGATTTATGTAAAGTGAGCTCAAGTAAAAGAGTATATTTAAAGGATTATGTTAAATCAGGAGTCCCTTTTTACCGATCAAGAGAAATAATTAAACTTCATAATAACGAAGAAATTCTAGATACTCTATATATATCGAATGAAAAATACAATGAAATTAAGGAAAAATCAGGCGTTCCTGTCAAAGGTGATATTCTATTAACTTCTGTAGGGACAATAGGAATTCCTTACTTAATTCAAGATAATTCCCCTTTTTATTTTAAGGATGGTAATTTAACTTGGCTTCACTCATTTGAATCAGAGATAGATTCAAGATTTATTTATTATTGGATAAATTCATCTGTAGGGAAACATGAAATTGATAAAATAACAATAGGATCAACTCAACGTGCACTGACTATGGTTTCACTTAGAAAATTGACTATTTTTCTCCCTCCACTTTCAATCCAAAAGAAAATTTGTGATTTTTTAGAGAACCTTGAGCAAAGAATATTACTAAACAACCAAATCATCAGCAACCTCGAAGAATTGGCCCAAACACTGTTCAAACGCTGGTTTGTGGACTTTGAATTCCCGAACGAAAACGGAGAACCTTACAAGTCCAGTGGCGGAAAGATGGTTGAGAGTGAGCTAGGGATGATTCCTGAGGGGTGGTATGCAGGATATGCTAAAGATATTTTTGAATTTGCACCAAGAACAAGCTTGAAAAAAGGTTCCGTAACAAAATTTGTTGAAATGAAAAATTTAGTTGGATCATTTGCAATTCCGTATTGGAGATATCGAGAATTTAATGGAAGTGGATCTAAATTTATCAAAGGGGATACATTGCTTGCTAGAATCACGCCGTGTTTAGAAAATGGGAAGATAGGATTTGTAGATTTCTTGAAAGATAGTGAAGTTGCTTGGGGTTCTACAGAGTTCATTACAATAAGGACTAAATTAAACGAATTTAAACATATAAGCTTCTTCTTCGCAAAACAAGAGGGCTTTTATAATTACGCTGTTAAGAATATGACTGGAAGTTCTGGGAGACAACGAGTCTCAGCAAAAGTTTTAGATAATTATTTAATGCCTGTCCCCCCTACTGATATGCTTATTAAATATGGAGAAGTTACTCAATCAATGGCAAATAAAATCAATATGCTTAATAAAGAATCATACCATTTAACTGAACTAAGAGACACCCTCCTCCCCAAACTTCTTTCAGGTGAGGTGGAGATCCCGGATGATCGTGAGGTGAACAACGATGTACCAGTTTCGTGA
- a CDS encoding TIR domain-containing protein produces MTDIRHRVFVSYHHEDQEEVDNFLSTFGNERNVFTHRAVGTMSDDIINSDNTEYVMSQIRKKYLKDSTVTIVLIGKCTWARRYVDWEIKTSLRRGSFTPNGLIGILLPSMNNTATPPQRLKENLLGDDANEGYARWYTYPKRKDSLKNWIEDAFQARSTRPDLIANSASMFKYNRSC; encoded by the coding sequence ATGACAGATATCAGACATAGGGTCTTTGTATCGTATCATCATGAAGATCAAGAGGAAGTTGACAATTTTCTATCTACATTTGGTAATGAGCGAAATGTTTTTACGCATAGGGCAGTTGGCACTATGAGTGATGATATTATTAATAGTGATAATACGGAATATGTAATGAGTCAAATAAGAAAAAAATATTTAAAAGATTCTACAGTCACAATTGTACTTATTGGTAAATGTACTTGGGCACGACGCTATGTTGACTGGGAAATAAAAACTAGTCTGAGACGTGGAAGTTTTACACCTAACGGTTTGATTGGCATACTTTTGCCATCTATGAACAATACAGCCACACCTCCTCAAAGACTTAAAGAAAATTTATTAGGTGATGATGCTAATGAAGGATATGCAAGGTGGTATACTTACCCCAAACGCAAAGATAGTTTAAAAAACTGGATAGAGGATGCATTTCAAGCGAGAAGTACTAGGCCAGATTTAATAGCTAATTCAGCTTCGATGTTCAAATATAATCGTTCATGTTAG
- a CDS encoding type I restriction endonuclease subunit R yields MYQFREEELEQATLEWLEEVGFTTMNGAELAPDGSRPERSSYQDVVLAERLKDALFRINPTVPREAITEAARQITIQQHPNLIQNNKAFQKMVTDGIDVAIRVKGENTTKKVWLFDFTTPTNNEFLALNQFTVLEGKYDKRPDVICFVNGLPLVVMELKSAVNENVGISKGYHQLQTYKETIPSLFQFNAFLITSDGLNARVGSLTANEDRFMMWRTIDGESTAPPTMPQLEVMIRGMMTPDRLLDLLRHFILFQTDGENVAKILAGYHQYHAVNKAVEQAQRATQTDGDRKIGVIWHTQGSGKSLSMVFFTGKLVLSMNNPTVVVLTDRNDLDDQLYQTFSKSEQLLRQSPSQATNRDHLRELLRVESGGIVFTTMQKFVPEDGQTEMKALTERKNVIVMADEAHRSQYGFQAYMQQKENGSGTKYGFAKYMRDALPHASFIGFTGTPVESTDKNTPAVFGNYIDVYDMTQAVEDGATVKIFYESRVISLGLPENLDLDTELDEITEHQEMDEREKLKSKWSRLEALAGAEQRVEMLAKDVVDHFEKRQKAMYGKGMIVVMSRRIAIDLYKAIMKLRPDWHSDDDDKGQIKIVMTGTSSDPSDWQQFIGNKRRREYLAKRMKDLNDELKLVIVRDMWLTGFDVPSMHTMYVDKPMKGHNLMQAIARVNRVFRDKPGGLIVDYISIADSLKEALKQYTEKDRENAGVDTSLAVDVLMEKYEILQDLLYAHDYSDFNHEKNSKRMSQIVETADFVMGLGDKKKLFLNTVTELTKAFALCSTENDAQEINEEIGFFKAVKSAIVKLIPTDGEKRTPDQLDAQINQLISKSVISEEVVDVYGSLGLQNPDISILSDEFLEEVQALPQKNLAVELLNRLLEGRVKNVQRKNLVQARKFTELLEQAIEKYNKRAIETSKVIEELIELAKEMNEAMDDERHAGMIAEEVAFYDALASHDTAEAVMGDETLKAIAHELTKAIKANMSIDWNKRESARAKMRVTVRRLLKKYGYPPDLQKMAVETVIEQAELMAGEIKH; encoded by the coding sequence ATGTACCAGTTTCGTGAAGAAGAACTGGAACAGGCAACTCTTGAATGGCTGGAGGAAGTAGGGTTTACGACCATGAACGGGGCTGAACTTGCCCCGGATGGTTCACGTCCTGAACGGTCCAGCTACCAGGACGTGGTGCTTGCCGAACGGTTGAAAGACGCCCTGTTTCGCATCAACCCAACTGTTCCAAGAGAAGCTATCACCGAAGCCGCGAGACAGATCACCATCCAACAACATCCGAACCTCATCCAGAACAACAAAGCCTTTCAAAAGATGGTCACAGATGGGATCGACGTGGCCATCCGGGTAAAAGGCGAAAACACCACGAAGAAAGTCTGGCTCTTTGACTTCACAACGCCCACGAATAATGAGTTCCTTGCCTTGAATCAGTTTACCGTTCTGGAAGGCAAATATGATAAACGACCGGACGTCATTTGCTTTGTAAATGGCCTCCCCCTCGTTGTCATGGAGTTAAAGAGTGCCGTCAATGAAAATGTCGGTATCTCCAAAGGCTATCATCAACTTCAAACCTACAAAGAAACGATTCCGTCCTTATTTCAGTTTAACGCCTTTTTGATCACCAGTGACGGGTTAAACGCTCGCGTCGGCTCATTGACCGCCAATGAAGATCGTTTCATGATGTGGCGCACCATCGACGGGGAATCCACAGCTCCGCCAACGATGCCGCAACTTGAAGTGATGATCCGTGGCATGATGACGCCGGACCGTTTACTGGACCTTTTGCGTCACTTTATCCTGTTTCAAACCGATGGGGAGAACGTCGCAAAGATTTTGGCGGGTTATCATCAGTATCATGCCGTCAATAAAGCCGTGGAACAGGCGCAGCGGGCAACACAAACCGACGGGGATCGTAAGATCGGTGTTATCTGGCATACGCAAGGCTCCGGGAAAAGCCTGTCCATGGTGTTCTTTACAGGGAAACTGGTCCTGTCCATGAACAATCCCACGGTGGTTGTATTAACGGACCGGAACGATCTCGATGATCAGCTGTATCAGACATTCAGTAAGAGTGAACAGCTGTTACGGCAGTCGCCATCCCAAGCGACGAACCGGGATCATTTACGAGAATTATTACGGGTTGAATCCGGTGGGATTGTCTTTACCACCATGCAGAAGTTTGTCCCTGAAGATGGACAAACAGAGATGAAGGCGCTTACGGAACGAAAGAACGTCATCGTCATGGCGGATGAAGCCCACCGCTCCCAGTATGGGTTTCAGGCCTATATGCAGCAAAAAGAAAACGGCAGCGGAACGAAATACGGCTTTGCAAAATACATGCGTGACGCATTGCCACACGCTTCGTTCATCGGGTTTACAGGCACACCGGTGGAATCGACGGATAAGAACACCCCTGCGGTCTTCGGGAATTACATTGACGTGTATGACATGACCCAGGCCGTGGAAGACGGGGCAACGGTGAAGATCTTTTACGAAAGCCGGGTGATTTCCCTTGGGCTTCCGGAGAATCTGGACCTGGATACAGAGCTCGATGAGATTACCGAGCATCAGGAAATGGATGAACGGGAGAAACTGAAGAGTAAATGGTCGAGGCTTGAAGCCCTTGCCGGAGCGGAACAGCGGGTGGAGATGCTTGCAAAAGACGTGGTGGATCATTTCGAAAAGCGTCAGAAAGCCATGTACGGTAAAGGGATGATCGTGGTCATGTCGAGGCGGATTGCCATCGATTTGTACAAAGCGATCATGAAACTCCGTCCCGACTGGCACAGTGATGATGACGACAAAGGACAGATCAAGATTGTCATGACCGGCACGTCCAGTGACCCGAGCGACTGGCAGCAGTTCATCGGCAACAAACGACGCAGGGAGTACCTGGCAAAACGGATGAAGGACCTGAACGATGAATTGAAACTGGTCATCGTCCGGGATATGTGGCTCACCGGTTTTGACGTCCCTTCCATGCACACGATGTACGTGGATAAGCCGATGAAAGGGCATAATCTGATGCAGGCCATTGCCCGGGTGAATCGAGTGTTCCGTGATAAGCCGGGCGGTTTGATCGTTGATTACATCAGTATCGCTGACAGCTTGAAAGAAGCGTTGAAGCAGTATACCGAGAAAGACCGTGAAAATGCAGGTGTGGATACCTCCCTTGCAGTGGATGTCTTAATGGAGAAGTATGAAATCCTGCAGGATCTGTTGTATGCGCATGATTACAGTGATTTCAATCATGAGAAGAACTCCAAACGGATGAGTCAGATTGTCGAAACCGCTGATTTTGTGATGGGGTTAGGGGATAAGAAGAAGCTGTTCTTAAATACCGTGACGGAACTGACGAAAGCTTTTGCTCTCTGTTCCACGGAAAACGATGCACAAGAGATCAATGAGGAGATCGGTTTTTTCAAGGCAGTGAAGTCCGCCATCGTGAAGCTGATCCCAACAGACGGAGAAAAGCGCACCCCGGATCAGCTCGATGCCCAGATCAATCAGTTGATCTCAAAGTCCGTGATTTCCGAAGAAGTCGTGGATGTTTATGGTTCTCTAGGACTTCAGAATCCGGATATCTCGATACTGTCCGATGAATTCCTGGAAGAAGTGCAGGCGCTGCCGCAGAAGAATCTGGCTGTGGAACTGTTAAACCGGCTCCTTGAAGGACGAGTGAAAAACGTCCAGCGGAAAAACCTTGTCCAGGCCAGGAAATTTACTGAACTATTGGAACAAGCGATTGAAAAGTACAACAAACGAGCGATTGAGACGTCGAAGGTCATAGAAGAACTCATTGAACTGGCAAAAGAAATGAATGAGGCGATGGATGACGAGCGCCATGCCGGCATGATTGCCGAAGAAGTGGCATTTTACGATGCGCTGGCCAGCCACGACACCGCAGAAGCTGTGATGGGGGACGAAACCTTAAAAGCCATCGCCCACGAATTGACGAAAGCGATCAAAGCGAATATGAGCATCGACTGGAACAAACGCGAATCCGCAAGAGCGAAAATGCGTGTGACTGTTCGGAGATTGCTTAAGAAATACGGGTATCCGCCAGATCTACAAAAGATGGCTGTAGAGACCGTAATTGAACAAGCAGAGTTGATGGCGGGGGAAATCAAGCATTGA